The genomic DNA ACGGTGATGCGATCTTCCTCGTCCGCATCCATGCTGGCCACAGCCTCGCCTCTTGACAGCAGGCTCCGTTGGCGTGCCTAGATCCTTATCGTGCACGAGCTCGTCTGGACTCCTATCGACGGGAGAGGCAGCCCGACGTCACAGCGAGGGGGAGACCCCCCGAACGCGCGCAGCCCGTTGTTCAGGGCTGGCGGTGATTCTGTCTACTTTCCTCGCACACGCGAAAGCCGCGCCGGAACGTGCCCGACGCGGCCTCAGTGCAACCTTACGGCGGCGGTTTAGTCGTTTAAGAGTGCGGGCTCTGAACGGTGGGCCGCGCTTAGGATCCCGTCATCCTCAAAGCTGAGCAATGTCTTCGAGTCAGGCAGCCGCCACCACAGCTCACCGGCAGTGAAGGGTTCGCATTGCTCAAAGGCGACACCCTTCTCCTTGGCGAAGGCGGCAAAGTCCTTCAGCGTCATCGAGGGGACATCGCCCCCAGGCAGAACAATCTGCGGTCCGCCTGGCTCCACGGCGAGATGCCACAGAGTTCCGTCCGCGGAGAATCCCAGTTGGACGTCCCCGTACAGGTGCACGGCGGGCAGCGGGCCCGTCACCCCGTCCGGTTCGCCCAGCAATTCCGAGACCTCCGCGACCGACACCCCGATGTGCAGGCCGCCGAGGCGGCCGGAGACACAGAACTCGACAAGCTGCTCGTCCATCACCATCAGGCGTCCTCGAGTGCCTTCACCGGAATTCCTCAGGCCGGTAATCTGCTTGCTGAACGAGTGGTTCTGCTCCAGATAATCCCCCTTACGCGCCTGCTCAAGGGCCTTGGCCCGGAACGCCGGGTCCTCGAAATACTTCGCGACCTTTGAGATGGCCTCCTTGCCGGCCTTCCCGCTGAAGGTCAACCGATAGAGGAGGTTACCGTCCTCGTTCCCGCGGAAACGGACACCTCACCTGCGCTGCGCTCGCCAAGCAACTTCACATGAGGTCATGCCTGGTCAGTGCAGCGCCTCGATGGCCTGCAGGATCAGCGCTCGGGCGTCAGCCCCGTACACGGCCATGCTGCGCAGTTCCTGAAACGCGCGGGCGTACAGGCTGACTTCCGACGGCTGGGTGATCCTCACTCTCGCTGAGACCAACTCGACCGAGACGAGGCGGTCGTCGTAAATGTGGAAGGTCTCGCGCGGCCACTGCCGCCGCTGCGGCGCGGACATGGGGACGATACCGAGGGAGACCTGAGGCAGGGCGCCGGCCGTGAGGAGGTAGCCGAGCTGCGCTGCCATCGCGTTGCCGTCGCAGACCTGGTACCGAAGCGCCGCCTCTTCGACCACGAAGACGAACGTGTGCCCCGGCTGATGGATGATCAGGGAGCGGCCGACTCGGGCTTGGGCCGCCTCCGCGCTGTCGTCTACGGGCAGGTCCCGGAAGGCCGCGCTGATGCCCAGAACCCCAGCGGCGTAGCCCTCGGTCTGTAGCAAGCCGGGCACAAGCGATGACGAGTAGACCCGGAAGTGGCGGGTGTCCTGGAACAGTCGGGGCTCGCTGCCTTGCAGGGCCTTGAGCCCGTGGCGTACTTCGGTGCGCCACTCGGTGTACATGGACTCGGCGTGCAGCGACTGGGCGATCAGATCGTCGGCCTGGTCCAGGGCGTCGCAGGCCCTGCACCACAGACGGATATCCGCAGCGTTGGGCGCCGTGCGCGCG from Azospirillaceae bacterium includes the following:
- a CDS encoding helix-turn-helix transcriptional regulator; translation: MPISPSSSAQAARKVVAQRLRGMRRRAGLTVTELADRCGWHHAKTSRIENARTAPNAADIRLWCRACDALDQADDLIAQSLHAESMYTEWRTEVRHGLKALQGSEPRLFQDTRHFRVYSSSLVPGLLQTEGYAAGVLGISAAFRDLPVDDSAEAAQARVGRSLIIHQPGHTFVFVVEEAALRYQVCDGNAMAAQLGYLLTAGALPQVSLGIVPMSAPQRRQWPRETFHIYDDRLVSVELVSARVRITQPSEVSLYARAFQELRSMAVYGADARALILQAIEALH